In Gossypium arboreum isolate Shixiya-1 chromosome 6, ASM2569848v2, whole genome shotgun sequence, the following are encoded in one genomic region:
- the LOC108471494 gene encoding uncharacterized protein LOC108471494, whose translation MARGHGELGRGAGHTEARQLALVYAASHREDRDSPDVITACTVSEVLGVMCENTMNKVTVLRPLGQSVRVNKLFKEVPLEVQGRIFLADLMELPFGEFDLILCIDWLVKHKANLDCIAKRVILKTAVGKEVVMIRERRNYLSNVISTFRVELLVRRGCEAYLAYVSASSSEVMSMKNIRIVKDFPDVFLDKLPGLPPNCKVEFGI comes from the exons atggccCGTGGTCATGGGGAactgggcagaggtgctggtcatactgaggcgaggcagctggCACTAGTTTATGCTGCAAGTCACCGAGAGGATAGAGactccccagatgttattacgg catgcactgtgtctGAGGTGTTGGGTGTGATGTGTGAAAACACTATGAATAAGGTTACTGTGTTAAGACCACTAGGGCAGTCTGTGAGAGTAAATAAACTGTTTAAGGaagtacctttggaggttcaaggaagAATTTTTTTGGCGGATttaatggaactcccttttggGGAATTTGACTTGATACTGTGTATAGATTGGCTAGTTAAGCATAAGGCAAATCTGGATTGTATTGCTAAGCGGGTAATACTGAAAACGGCAGTGGGTAAAGAGGTAGTTATGATTAGAGAGCGTCGAAACTATCtttcaaatgtgatttctacATTTAGAGTTGAGCTGTTGGTTCGTAGGGGTTGCGAGGCGTATCTAGCCTACGTCAGTGCTTCAAGTTCTGAGGTTATGTCTATGAAAAATATCAGAATAGTTAAGGATTTTCCGGATGTATTTCTCGACAAGCTACCAGGGTTACCTCCTAATTGcaaagttgagtttgggatataG